Within the Pseudorasbora parva isolate DD20220531a chromosome 15, ASM2467924v1, whole genome shotgun sequence genome, the region aattttctgatactgaatttgggattttccttagctgtcagttataatcatcaaaattaaaggaaataaacatttgaaatataacagtctgtgtgtaatgaatgaatgaatgaatgaatgaatatatatatggacccactttatattaggtggccttatctactatgtactaacatttatattaatcattttatacaatgcacttattgtgtgcatacctgttttttcattgtacttacattttaaatacatgcatgtaattacatctgtagtTAATTtctttatatacatttataattacactgttgacacttccctactcctaaccctacccttaaagaAACACGCTGAccttttgggactttagcttatcccccagagttagataagtgaAAAGATCCCATTCTCATCTCAGTGCGTGTCAAAACTCTGTCTCTTGTACCCACctctagcctagcttagcacaaagactgaaagtaaatggctccatctagcctactgcttaataagtgacaaaataatgccaacatcttcctatttacatgttgtgatgtatatcacaacatgtaaacaggcctccacacctgtccctaaccacctcacctgtctctcactttacccttaaacttacccacaccatcacacctgaccctaactttacccttaaactgacccacaccaccacacctgaccctaactctacccttaaactgacccacaccaccacacctgaccctaactttacccttaaactgacccacaccaccacacctgaccctaactttacccttaaactgacccacaccaccacacctgaccctaactttacccttaaactgacccacaccaccacacctgtccctaactttacccttaaactgacccacaccaccacacctgaccctaactttacccttaaactgacccacaccaccacacctgaccctaactttacccttaaactgacccacaccaccacacctgtccctaactttacccttaaactgacccacaccaccacacctgtccctaactttacccttaaactgacccacaccaccacacctgaccctaactttacccttaaactgatccacaccaccacacctgaccctaactttacccttaaactgacccacaccaccacacctgaccctaactttacccttaaactgacccacaccacctcacctgtccctaactttacccttaaactgacccacaccacctcacctgtccctaactttacccttaaactgacccacaccaccacacctgaccctaactttacccttaaactgacccacaccaccacacctgaccttaactctacccttaaactgacccgcaccaccacacctgtcccttactttacccttaaactgacccgcaccaccacacctgaccctaactctacccttaaactgacccgcaccacctcacctgtcccttactttacccttaaactgacccacaccaccacacctgaccctaactttacccttaaactgacccacaccaccacacctaaccctaactttacccttaaactgacccacaccaacacacctgaccctaactctacccttaaactgacccgcaccaccacacctgtctctaactttacccttaaactgacccacaccaccacacctgtctctaactctacccttaaactgacccacaccaccacacctgtccctaactttacccttaaactgacccacaccaccacacctgtccctaactttacccttaactgacccacaccaccactcctgtccctaactttacccttaaactgacccacaccaccacacctgtccctaactttacccttaaactgacccacaccaccacacctgtccctaactttactcttaaactgacccacaccaccacacctgtccctaactttacccttaaactgacccacaccaccacacctgtccctaactttacccttaactgacccacaccaccacacctgtccctaactttacccttaaactgacccacaccaccacacctgtccctaactctacccttaaactgacccacaccaccacacctgtccctaactttacccttaaactgacccacaccaccacacctgtccctaactctacccttaaactgacccacaccaccacacctgaccctaactttacccttaaactgacccacaccaccacacctgaccctaactttacccttaaactgaccaacaccaccacacctgtccctaactttacccttaaactgacccacaccaccacagctgtccctaactttacccttaaactgaccaacaccaccacacctgtccctaactttacccttaaactgaccaacaccaccacacctgtccctaactttacccttaaactgacccacaccaccacacctgtccctaactttacccttaaactgacccacaccaccacacctgtccctaactttacccttaaactgaccaacaccaccacacctgtccctaactttacccttaaacttacccacaccaccacacctgaccctaactttacccttaatacctacaccaccacacctgtccctaactttacccttaaactgaccaacaccaccacacctgtccctaactttacccttaaactgacccacaccacaccaccacacctgaccctaactttacccttaaactgacccacacaccaccacacctgaccctaactttacccttaaactgacccacaccaccacacctgaccctaactttacccttaaactgacccacaccaccacacctgaccctaactttacccttaaactgacccacaccaccacacctgtccctaactttacccttaaactgacccacaccaccacacctgtctctaactttacccttaaactgacccacaccaccacacctgtccctaactttacccttaaactgacccacaccaccacacctgaccctaactttacccttaaactgacccacaccaccacacctgaccctaactttacccttaaactgacccacaccaccacacctgaccctaactttacccttaaactgacccacaccacaccaccacacctgaccctaactttacccttaaactgacccacaccaccacacctgaccctaactttacccttaaactgacccacaccaccacacctgacccaaactttacccttaaactgacccacaccaccacacctgtccctaactttacccttaaactgacccacaccaccacacctgtctctaactttacccttaaactgacccacaccaccacacctgtccctaactttacccttaaactgacccacaccaccacacctgaccctaactttacccttaaactgacccacaccaccacacctgaccctaactttacccttaaactgacccacaccaccacacctgaccctaactttacccttaaactgacccacaccaccacacctgtccctaactttacccttaaactgacccacaccaccacacctgtctctaactttacccttaaactgacccacaccaccacacctgaccctaactttacccttaaactgacccacaccaccacacctgaccctaactttacccttaaactgacccacaccaccacacctgaccctaactttacccttaaactgacccacaccaccacacctgtccctaactttacccttaaactgacccacaccaccacacctgtctctaactttacccttaaactgacccacaccaccacacctgaccctaactttacccttaaacttacccacaccaccacacctgaccctaactttacccttaaactgacccacaccaccacacctgaccctaaatttacccttaaactgacccacaccaccacacctgaccctaactttacccttaaacttacccacaccaccacacctgaccctaactttacccttaaactgacccacaccacacctgaccctaactttacccttaaactgacccataccaccacacctgaccctaattttacccttaaacttatctTAATCTATTATTTAATCATTCCATCCATTGTTGGATGGATCTATCATGCCatctatcattttttttatatttaaatttcgTTTTGCACTACATTGTTTTACTGGTTAAATTTGACTGAAAGTCGATTAAATAACAAGCAACACATTTAaacacattcagatttgttttaCACTATAGTTAGTATTTCatatttcaaacaaacaaaTTCTCAATAAACAGCAGGATCCTGTTGTGACAACTTGCCCCAGTATAAGGCTCAACGTGATAAATAACCAAATCCTGCCCTAAAATTCATTTAAAGTGTCTGCTGACCTACTGTGAGAAATATTCATTGGAGTACAAACTACTAGCCCCGTGTTCTCATAACACTATTTTTTGTATGAATTTCTGTTAGATCTGTAAGCATCTATTTCTCAGCTGTGAGGTGAGGCGGTCTGTGGccacctctctttctctctctctgtgtgtgtgtgtgtgtgtgcgtgcgtgcgtgcgtgcgtgtgtgtgtgtgtgtgtgaagagctCATGACCTTTGGGAGGCGTCTGCATAACAGCAGTGTGTCTGAGGTGCTGCATTGTGGGATTTGGTGTCTATGGTGAATTCTCACTTCAGCATCTGCGATTCAGAGATGCTGTAGAAACTCCCCTGCATGCCGACACCAAGCAAGactattttctgttttcattaTTGTATTTTGAAAGAATTTCAACCATAATGTCCTTTTATCCAGACTCTGAGCCAACCCAGAGACTCCCACTATGAATGAGATTTTCTCTGTAACCTGTATATCAACTATTACTGTGCATTATATAATGTTAATTCCTTCAAATAGTTAGAAATGTTTGCATGGTCTCTCCacagatatttttattattcaatttTAATGTTTCGGATTGAGATTTTCACCACTTTAATTacctttttgctttttaatcgaccatttaaaaaaatattcaatttaTGATGTCACAAACTCTAAAAATGTTTCAAATAGTTTAGCTGAAGAATAGCCACAGTTGCTCTCCTCGTATGATGTGGTTTATTGCTGCTGATCGTTAATAATCAGATGTTCTGAAGGATGTAATTACTCACAGACAAAGAGTGTTTTAGgttgatgtgttttattaagtgCAGACGTATCTTGGTACAGAATCCAGTTGGACACATTTCATTGTataagatgatgatgatgatgcattTCTCTGTGTTCACAGTGTGTGGGTTTCCACATGACAACTCGCACGTCTCTGCTCTTCAGATTGCTGGAATGTCACATCCAAAGTGGAtcccaatttgactttttggacagtttattattattatcattattttaagcattttttGGACAAATAGCAACTGCAGAAACACACAAGCACCGGACatgtaaaacataaaaaataaattaataaacgaTTGTATCTAATGCAAAGTGAATTTCAGACTTTCAGCAGACGAAGATCGATCTTTAAATCAATAAATGAAACATTTGGCTGTCGAGGACAAATTTAAAATCAATCACAAATGAATTAGGCgaacaaataatttaaataaaacatttggaataaataaataataataagataaataatcacaaacatttacacacacaataataataataataataatataaaaatgatcAGCAACTGCAATCACTCCAACATTTACATGATTAAGGCAGTTTTACAGCATGTCGAGATCTAATTCAAGGCATTTCTGGCTACACTAAAGGGAGAAACCCTTGTCGATAGGTTGTTTTTTGAAAGCTACAGTCAAAGTCCACAGATTCACAAGCTCTATTAAAGCTAGAAACGATGGAAACATATGTACAGCCTGTGAACTCAAGGCATGTTCTAGGATTCTTAGGTCTAAAAGCTAAAAGCACTTGTGCGGAGATCCTAGAAAAATAACCGAACAGTCTAACCTGTTGTACCTCCTCCAGATAAACTAccatacactcttaaaaataaaggttctgcATCGGCATCGGTGGTTCCCTGGAGAACTTTAGCACTCCTCGAATGGGTctttaacaaaaaaaaggtGCTTCTAACGCGCCGCCGCGGCGAAAACTTCCTTCGGAACCTTTGTTTTTGAGAGTGTAGATTTAAGCAGGATTTGCAATCAGTCTCATCCAGGTCGATTCTGTGGTTTAAGGCAGTGCTTCCCGAACCCACCTTCAAAAATTGTGTCAGATCCAAAATGTGCACTCGGGGGATTGGGAAGCACTGGTTTAAGGCACAGCGTTTTTCAGCAGGCTGGACGCACCGGCATCTGAAGCAGGATGACCTGCCTGTTTTCCGACGGGTGGCATTTGTTGATGTGTCTCGTAAGTCCCGGTGAGCTGTAAAACATGGCGGGACAGTATTTGCACGGGTAAACCTGCGACGAGTGCTGCAGACGGATGTGCCTCTCCTGGCTCATTCTGCTCGGGAAGTTTTCTCCGCACACCGGGCACAGGTGGCACTCGGACGCGCTGAGATTCAGAGGCGCTTGGCTTTGGGATTTATCGCACGCTTCGTGGTGCGCCGTCACGTGCTTTTTCAGGTACGCTTGACGTTTGAACTTCTTCCCACAGTGCTGGCAATCATACAGGCCGTCTTCCGAGCCAGACTCGGATAGTCCAGGACTAGGAGTGTCCCTGTCGCTGGAAGTCTCGTGGTCTTTTTCAGGCGCGGGCGTCTTATTGCTTTCCGGGTTCCCCGGTTTGGGTTTGTGCCAGCGCCGGTGCGAGGCCAGGTTCGCCGGGCAGCTGAAGAGCTTGTCGCATTCGGGGCATCTGTACTCGATCCGCACGATCCTGGAGCATTTGTGTTGGGCCAGAGAGAAGGGATCGGCGTACGCCTCTCTACACAGCTGACACACGAACTCTCCGAGCGGCTTGTCTCCACCTGCGCCCTGAGATCTAGGCTTCTGCTCCACCGGACCTTCTTTGATCTTCAAGCCCAGCACCGGAGAAGTGGTCATCTCGTCGTTAAACTGCAGTTTCCGCATAGCTTTGGCTTTCTTGGACGCGGGTTTGCCTTTGCGCTCTGTGTCCGGCGCGGGTCTTTTGGTGGTTGTCGTGGTGCCGGTTCGGTTGCTGTTGCTGGTGCCGATTTTAAGATCCACGGGCGCGAACGGCGCGAGATCGGAGATGCTGGGCGCAGCCGGGAAGGATTCCGCGGAAATTGGCGAGCCGAGATTGAAGCGCCTTTCCAAACACGCCCTCTCGTGCTCTCTGCTCACGGGTCGGGTCGGGCTGTACATGGACCGGTAAACTGTCTCGGGGTTCCCGAACTGCACCGGCGATACCGGGCGGCGCGCGCACAGCGcatcctgctgctgctgctgcacgGCTGGAAACGCGCCCTGCTCATCCTCCTCCGAGCGGACGCGGTAGGAAACAGGTGTCGCTTTCTTATTTCTTTTGACTAAAAATCCTCTGGGCATCTTCGCCAGCTGAAAGGCACTTCAGAGGGGTTGAAATCAGAGGCACACCTGGTACTATGTATTTGGACGCGTGCGGTGATCTTTCCATCACGGAGGCATAGCAGCAGTCTTTTTAAGCAGGAATGATGACATTGTTCTCGCCCCTCGCTGCCTCGTCCAATCAGATGGAGCTAGAATCCCTATGGATTTGGAGATGGGAGGGTCTGCAGATTGCTCGGGCAGATGTACCTGAGGTTTATTATATTAGGATGCTTTAGGCACACGCTGGTTCCTCCTCTTTTCACGCTTTGATGCTTCCCGTCAATGCGCACGTGCCCTGCCTTTGTCAGCATCCTTTAAGGGGCTCCTTCACTCTCAGAGCATCAGAATTTCAAATTAAAAAGGGGGAAATGGCAACAAAGAAGTCGTGCAATCTTTAATTTTTAATAGGCCGACTGGCGCTCGCGGATTGGCGCAGTTTTAACACAAATGTCCTGAAATCAGTTTGTGCGCGAAAGGGCTGCAAGGTGCGTGCGTAATTTGTCTCGAAActaattaaatgtataaatcaGACGCCTGCGGGCTTAGGACATGTGCGACAGTTGAATGCGGGACGTATTAATCACTCTTTGCGCGCATACATAATTCATAAAAGAGGCTCCTCTCGTTTGCATCACAAAAGACACGCTTGCGCGAGCTGCGGGGACAGACGCGCATCATCCTTCTGTTCAAACGGACACACTCCTGTCTCAAACTCACCCGTGCCATCATCACCATCGTCGTGCTCGCGTGTGATGTCATTCCAATGCAACGGTCTCGTCACAGCGGAATTTCGCGTAATCTCCATCGCAATCACATAAATGGCGTTATTGTAGTTCCAGACTTGCATATTTGTTGGGTGCGATTTCATAACTCTTTATGAGCATTTTAGAGGAACcttttgcatgtttttatttatttccacataaactttttttttgggggtgggggtggCAGATGGTTTATATGCGTAATTTAGACAAGCACATTTGTTGCATCTGAGATCTGATGTGCACaccttttattttatgttactaGTTCACtgtagtttgttttatttatttattgcattttatatttaattccaTGTTCAAGACCCAACTTTTAGAAAAACCCATTTGTTGCACCTGAAATagtttcatttgtttttatttctaacATCTGATCCGGTTGCATTACTACCCAAACATGAGCTGTGTGACGTGTGACTGTTGGATCATTCTGCCCCATGCACATTCATTATCATACAGCTGCTGCTTAACCCTCATTCTGCTGCTCTTATCTGGCCCGCTGCACCGAGGAGCCGTGCTGCCTTCATCTCCACTTAATATACAACCCAAAACTGGATAGCACATACAGAGTATTCAAAAGAGCAAAGTCAGATATTTGGAATGAATTGCCACTCACTACACATTTGCATTTGACAAAACAAGgagctttatttatttgctcAAGTTCTTTGGCCCCACCCCCCACAATGTGTCCCCCCACCCTGCAAACATATGGCGCAGCAAatgtaaagaaataaagaaacaaaagatAAAGCACTGAATAAACGCTCCTAAATGTAAAATGGATATTGATTACAGCAGTCCCGGCCGGGCGTACATAGTCAGATGGTATCTGTTGTACTTCAGATAATCCAGAACACTCTTTCTCAGAGCAGAATAAGCCTCGCTTTTCTGAAACGCCTCGCTGAGACTCGTCTGCTGATCGGACTCTGCTTTATCGTCCACTATCTTCTGAAGAGCCTCTTGAATTGACACCGAACCACTCTCACCCTGTGGGGACAAGACACAATACAagtcttgttttttgtttttggaatATGCAAATCATGTGTTAAAAGAAATGTTTTGGGTGATAAGTGAGATgttcttttattttatcttataaTCACGCTTGATGCGTAGTGAGAGAAACCTGTGTAGTTTTCCCCCCCCTTTCCAACCCAACATCTATCAAGAGGTCAAAcacatttagttatttttttattttattttccacaaaaatatattgatttaaatgATCGATGCATGACACATACAGGGGTAATCGTGTAACGTAATTGCATCAATGTGTTTATCTCAACAGATGTCTTGGAAAGACTTTTCAGAAATAAATGCTTCAAACATAGATGTAGATGTAAAGGAAACCGACCTGTAGTTTGGCCGAGTCCATGATTTGGCGCACCTCCTGTTCAAAGTCAGCAAAGCGGTCGTGATAAAGAGCCAAACACCAATTCTCTTGAAAATAACTGAggaaaaagaaattaaaaatatgattttaaactatacacttctgtttaaagattgaggtcagtatgtatt harbors:
- the insm1a gene encoding insulinoma-associated protein 1a, which translates into the protein MPRGFLVKRNKKATPVSYRVRSEEDEQGAFPAVQQQQQDALCARRPVSPVQFGNPETVYRSMYSPTRPVSREHERACLERRFNLGSPISAESFPAAPSISDLAPFAPVDLKIGTSNSNRTGTTTTTKRPAPDTERKGKPASKKAKAMRKLQFNDEMTTSPVLGLKIKEGPVEQKPRSQGAGGDKPLGEFVCQLCREAYADPFSLAQHKCSRIVRIEYRCPECDKLFSCPANLASHRRWHKPKPGNPESNKTPAPEKDHETSSDRDTPSPGLSESGSEDGLYDCQHCGKKFKRQAYLKKHVTAHHEACDKSQSQAPLNLSASECHLCPVCGENFPSRMSQERHIRLQHSSQVYPCKYCPAMFYSSPGLTRHINKCHPSENRQVILLQMPVRPAC